From a single Cryptococcus deuterogattii R265 chromosome 5, complete sequence genomic region:
- a CDS encoding neutral amino acid transporter, producing MGVNLEMYGKDSTTTAVVESTTFSAFDSKLDDDVPNFSDPERDAVFGEHKEGQVDYRSVGMLKSIVLMIKLVLALGVLALPNVLLTVGAVPGVIIILGVAVMTTWCGHVVGTFKRNHPEVYSMDGVGYVLAGKWGREIFSFTYPLFMVFLCGSGYITLSIAFNAITEHATCTVVWAVIAMIVTFGLASLQTLGKVSILGWIGFSSIMTAILIITIAVGVQDRPEAAPSTGPWEKKIHAFRTDVTFLEVMGAVSTVVFAFCGTPAYFNVIGEMREPKRFNQALYCAQSVNTAVYLTIGIVVYYYCGQYLSNPALGSAGVLIKKISYGIALPGLFVGCILYTHVGAKMVFVRVLRGSEHLTAHSFIHWAVWLGTVGTCVTISFILAQSIPFFGDFVSLIGATLGTFLGFISSGWMWLYDNWRHRKTDTSFRFRFLVAFNVFLVLAGIFIVITGTWATAVSISDSYKNGTISSPFSCADNS from the exons ATGGGTGTTAACCTAGAAATGTACGGCAAAGACTCGACCACAACGGCGGTTGTAGAGTCCACAACGTTTTCGGCCTTCGACTCGAAGttagatgatgatgtgcCCAATTTCAGCGATCCCGAAAGAGATGCTGTCTTTGGTGAGCACAAAGAGGGGCAGGTCGATTACAGATCCGTCGGAAT GCTGAAATCGATCGTGTTGATGATTAAACTTGTACTTGCTTTGGGAGTATTGGCCTTGCCTAACGTCCTTCTAACAG TTGGGGCTGTACCTGGAGTGATCA TCATCCTTGGTGTGGCAGTGATGACCACTTGGTGTGGCCATGTGGTTGGCACGTTTAAGCGAAACCACCCTGAAGTCTACTCGATGGATGGTGTGGGCTATGTCCTTGCAG GGAAATGGGGTAGAGaaatcttttctttcaccTATCCTCTTTTCATGGTTTTCTTGTGTGGTTCCGGTTATATCACGCTCTCCATTGCCTTTAATGCTATAACCGAACATGCCACTTGCACCGTCGTTTGGGCAGTTATC GCCATGATCGTTACGTTCGGATTGGCTTCCCTTCAAACCCTAGGCAAGGTGTCTATTTTGGGGTGGATAGGCTTTTCCTCTATCATGACCGCTATCCTTATTATCACCATTGCTGTAGGAGTCCAAGACCGCCCAGAAGCTGCACCTTCGACTGGTCcctgggaaaagaaaatacaTGCCTTCAGGACTGATGTGACGTTTTTGGAAGTAATGGGTGCGGTATCTACCGTCGTGTTTGCTTTCTGTGGCACACCCGCTTATTTCAATGTCATCGGGGAGATGCGTGAGCCCAAACGATTCAACCAGGCTCTTTATTGTGCCCAGTCTGTCAACACCGCCGTTTATTTGACCATCGGTATCGTTGTCTATTACTATTGCGGCCAGTATCTTTCCAACCCCGCTCTTGGATCTGCTGGTGTCCTAATCAAGAAAATTTCATACGGCATTGCCCTCCCTGGTCTGTTTGTTGGCTGTATCCTTTATACTCATGTGGGAGCGAAAATGGTCTTTGTGAGGGTGCTTCG AGGCTCGGAACACCTGACTGCGCATTCATTCATCCACTGGGCGGTCTGGCTCGGGACGGTCGGTACTTGTGTCACTATCTCGTTTATTCTGGCTCAAT CAATTCCATTTTTTGGAGATTTTGTCAGTCTCATCGGAGCGACTCTGGGCACGTTTCTCGGCTTTATCTCATCAGGCTGGATGTGGTTGTATGATAACTGGCGTCACCGCAAAACAGATACATCCTTCCGCTTTAGATTTCTCGTCGCCTTCAACGtttttcttgttctcgCGGGCATTTTCATTGTCATCACGGGTACTTGGGCCACTGCGGTCAGCATTAGTGACTCTTACAAAAATGGCACGATCAGTAGCCCATTCTCCTGCGCCGATAACAGTTGA
- a CDS encoding V-type proton ATPase subunit F, translating to MASSTTPNPKDRNLIAVIGDEDSVTGLLLAGIGHINQHQKKNFLIVDGKTQTSVIESAFQDFTERKDVAILLINQHIAERIRPTVDRYQAAFPALLEIPSKEHPYGMSLKLC from the exons ATGGCCTCCTCTACTACTCCTAACCCTAAGGATAGAAACCTCATAGCCGTGATCGGCGACGAG GATTCAGTGACAGGTTTGCTTCTTGCCGGTATCGGCCATATAAATCAAcatcagaagaagaactttCTTATTGTCGATGGAA AGACTCAAACGAGCGTCATTGAATCCGCTTTTCAAGATTTCACTGAGCGCAAGGATGTCGCTATACTGCTCATTAACCAGCAT ATTGCTGAACGGATAAGACCCACCGTTGACAGGTACCAGGCTGCCTTCCCTGCGTTGCTAGAGATTCCAAGTAAAGAACACCCCTACGGTATGTCGCTCAAGCTTTGTTGA
- a CDS encoding pre-mRNA-splicing factor SPF27, producing the protein MSSTSYLDALPYVDKQVEDPVTKAAAQALVEAELRHTPQIAEDDHRLAISVDVFPLLKDLEELLADYPNKPIRGIDPSKYQPPVVEANATLEELEAAEKQGRIGEGYMGLRLENTSILSSYGPNAWLVRNYQLNSQLTELQATLAALKEHVTDINRTRRIFQEETGQHLKRLEGRWQNLVGSAVQLELACTAMEGEVKGLEAKKINLQGEITELEAKY; encoded by the exons atGTCATCGACATCGTATTTAGACGCCTTGCCTTACGTTGACAAGCAAGTAGAAGACCCAG TTACTAAGGCCGCTGCCCAAGCTCTTGTAGAGGCGGAGTTGCGTCATACCCCTCAAATCGCAGAGGATGACCACAGGTTGGCGATATCCGTTGACGTCTTTCCT CTTTTGAAAGATTTGGAGGAACTCCTCGCAGACTATCCCAACAAGCCAATCAGGGGAATTGATCCCTCCAAATACCAACCTCCCGTTGTTGAGGCCAATGCAACCctggaagagcttgaggcAGCCGAGAAGCAGGGCCGAATAGGAGAAGGCTATATGGGTCTGAG GCTGGAGAACACATCAATACTTTCTTCATACGGACCCAATGCTTGGCTTGTTCGCAATTATCAGCTTAACTCTCAACTGACGGAGCTTCAAGCAACTTTAGCCGCCCTTAAAGAACATGTCACAGACATCAATCGCACTCGGCGAATTTTCCAGGAGGAAACTGGGCAACATCTTAAAAGGCTTGAGGGAAGATGGCAAAACTTAGTGGGGTCAGCAGTGCAGCTTGAGCTGGCCTGTACGGCAATGGAGGGGGAGGTCAAGGGCCTGGAAGCCAAGAAAATCAATTTGCAAGGCGAAATTACAGAACTAGAGGCGAAGTATTAA